Genomic DNA from Lutibacter sp. A80:
AATTGTATTGTTTTCTGTTAATTTCCACAATTGTTGAAGTGCAATATCTTTATCTAATACTTCTAGTGAAGGGTATATATCATTCCATTGAAAAATACCGTTTTCAATCATTGACGCAGCACAGCTTTTTGTAATAAAATAACAAGCTTCTAAATCGTTTTGTGTTGCTTTTTCAATATGCATTATTTTGTTAAAATAAATTCTATACTTTTTGCTACAACCTCAGCTAAATGTGTTGGCATTTTAGGTGCCGTATAAGGTTCTGAACAACCTAACGGATGGTTCATTTCATCAATTATAAAAAGTGTACTTTTAGGATTCCATTTATGTAAATTTTCAGCTTCAATAGGAGGAACAACTTCATCTTTTTTCCCCTGAATAATTAAATGCGGAATGGTTAATTTTTCTACAGCCTTTTTAATTGTTAAACGTGCTTCATTTTCTTTAAAGTTGGTATAAAACTGAAAATAATGTGGCATTTGCTGTTTTGTTCTGGAGTTTTCGATATATGATACTCCTTCTTTTTCCCAGTGCTGAAGAATTTTTTCATCCTTAGGGAAACGTGCTCCAAAATCTGAAACACCAGCCCAAGAAATAACTTTAGAAATTTGTTTATTTTCTGAAGCTTTTAAAGTTACAATACCTCCACCTCTAGAGTGTCCTATTAGCGTTATATTATTTGGATCTATCTCTTCTTTATAATCTGGATTTGTTACAATCCAATTTACTATATCTTCTAAATCGTCTAATTCTGTAATGAAATTATTATGTCCAAAAGCTTCTAAATCTGGAAAATTAATCGGGTTTTCTACTGTTCCACCATTATGTGAAAAATTAAATTTTAGAAAAAACAAATTAGCTTTCACAAATTCAGGAGCTGCTAAATTCCACGCTCCCCAATCTTTAAAACCTTTATAACCGTGGCAAAAAATTACAATTGGTTTTTGTATGTTATTTTTTGTGTAAAATACATCCGTTAAAATTGGTTTGTTATGCTTTGAACTTTTAACTTGTATATTTGTTTTTGTAATCATTTTGTATGTTTTAAAATGGTAAATCTTCGTTTTGAATAAATGGTATTTCAGGATTTAAAATTTCTTTAATAATATTTTTAGTTTCAACCATAAACTCTTGTATTCTTTCTTCTGAAACGAGTGTATCAACACCTCTATATTTTTCAGAAAAATTCATTTTTAAAAACCCTGCATTTAAATTTTTAAATGAAATTATGCCACTTTCTAATTTATCTATATTTGTACTAGCAGCATACATAAACGAATATAACATTACTTGCATGGCTTTTGTATATTTATAATCTTCACTAATCACACTAAAATCGTGTACTTTTAATTGACTTGCTTCTACTTTTCCGGTTTTATAATCTATAATTCTTACACAGCCATTTAGTTCGTCTACTCTATCAACAATTCCCTTTAAGTTTATTGGAAAATCTAGACTTTCAATAGGTATTTTACAATTTAAATTTGCTTCTAAAGCAATTATTTTTAATCGATTTCCCTTAGTTATAAGTTGTAATTCTTGCTTTAAAAACCGGTTGATATGATTTTTACAAACTTCAAATATTAATTTATTTTTTCCTGTTTCTATATTTCCTTTTTTGTAATGTTTTTCAAAGAATTTAATTAACAAAGGTTCAATTTTTTGTTGCATTTGAACTATGTTTTCCTTTAAAACAAAAGCACCGATAAATGGTGTGTATAATTGCTCTAAAACATCATGAATTACAGATCCCATGGTATTTGCAGCAATGGTTTCTTCAACTTCATCATCGTCTCTAATTCCCAAAACTTTTTGCTCGTAAAAACTAATTGGGTTGTAAATATAAGTTGCCAAAGCCGACGGGGAAATTCCTTTTTCAAAAACCGCTTTTAATTTTTCTATTATTTCTGGTGTTTTTTTAATTTGAAGTAAAACTTCTTCGTGTTTTTGAACTTTTGGATTTATTATTGTTTTTTTAATTTTTGGATTATTAATTTCTAATTGCGTTAAAAACCTACTCTTCTCTCCTGCTCCATAACCATCGGTTTCTGTATTATAAATTAAGTATACATTTTTTGCACGCTGTAACAAGCGTTGAAAATGATAAGAGAAAATGGCATCTTTTTCTTGATATGTTGGCATTTTAAAATACTTTTTCACATCAAAAGGTAGAAATGAATTTTCATTTTTACTTCCTGGTAAAATACCTTCATTTACAGAAGTTACTATAATGGTTTCAAAATCTAAAGCTCTGGTTTCTAACATTCCCATTAATTGCAATCCCTTTAATGGTTCGCCTTGAAAAGAAAGTTTTTCGTGACTTAACAGTTGGTTATAAAATAATGTAAGTGTTTTTAAATTTGAAATATAATTATACGATTTATTTAAGGTTTCTAACTGTTTAAAAACAGTATAAAAACGGTATAAATATTCTTTATCTACACCATCTACATAATTTTTAAGCAATATTATTAAGTTGCTACATTGTTTTATAATGGTATTTACACTATTTGAAAAAGTAAACAATTGCAATACATTTTGCAGTTGTTCTTTTTCTGATTTAGAAATACAATTTTCTATCATTTTTTTTGATAAAAAAATAGTATTCTCACTTTTAAGTTTTGCAATTATTTTTTGAATTGTAGTTCCATGTAGTTTGTTTAAAAATGGATCATTTAAGAGATTTAAGACATCTTTATAGTAAAACTGTAATTGTAGCTGTTTATTAAATTTTTGTTGATTTAAATGTAGTTTAAATAGTTTTTCAAATAAGTTTGACAAGGGAATATCTTTTAAAGGGTATCCCATTGTAATATTTATATTTTTAACACTATTTGGCAACGAATTAAGCGCCAATGCCAATAAATTTTCATCTGCTAAAACCAGTGCAGTATTTTGATGATTTTGTAATTTAGATAATAATTCACCCGCGTATTTAATTTGAGTAATATTTTTTGGAGCTCCAACAAATTCAATATTTTTTTCTTCAAAATTAGTTGCGTCTACCCATAAAAAAGGCGCTGTTTTATAATAATCCCATTCTTTTTTATACTTTCTTAAAAAAATACCTGCTTCGTTAGAATTATTAAATAAGTTTGAATTTGAATCCCAATAAATTGAAGCTAAATTATTATTTAATAATTCCTGAAAAATAATTTCCTCAGCTTTATTTAAAGCATTAAAACCCGCAAAAACAATATGTTTATCATTATTATTTTCTATATAATGCTCTAAATTAGCTACAGCTTCTCTATAAATTAAACCTTGATAACCAAATTTGTTTACTTTCAGTCTTTTATACAACGAATTATATAATTTGTTCAAATGTTCAAAAAACTGAAGATAGTTTAGTGCTAGTTTACTAGGTGTTTTATCTTTAAACCAATACTCTATTTTTTTTACATCTTTTAAATTCGAAAAAAGATCTTTTGAATTGACCAAATAACTATCAATTTCATTAAAATCGTGTAATGCAATTGTTGCCCATTGAGAAAATGTTTCAAAAGGCTCAATTAAATCTTGTGGTAAATTTTCTTTATAAACACTATAAAATTCAAAAAGCAATTGTGTGGTATCAATTAAATTAATATCGGCTAACTCTTGAATATAATTTTCGATACTAATAATTTTTGGTGAAAAAGTACTTGAAACAGTACT
This window encodes:
- a CDS encoding S9 family peptidase, translating into MITKTNIQVKSSKHNKPILTDVFYTKNNIQKPIVIFCHGYKGFKDWGAWNLAAPEFVKANLFFLKFNFSHNGGTVENPINFPDLEAFGHNNFITELDDLEDIVNWIVTNPDYKEEIDPNNITLIGHSRGGGIVTLKASENKQISKVISWAGVSDFGARFPKDEKILQHWEKEGVSYIENSRTKQQMPHYFQFYTNFKENEARLTIKKAVEKLTIPHLIIQGKKDEVVPPIEAENLHKWNPKSTLFIIDEMNHPLGCSEPYTAPKMPTHLAEVVAKSIEFILTK
- a CDS encoding PD-(D/E)XK nuclease family protein, whose amino-acid sequence is MDSFISKVVKDVSSKNFTIKNCVFVLPSQRACVFLKKEIVDSTVSSTFSPKIISIENYIQELADINLIDTTQLLFEFYSVYKENLPQDLIEPFETFSQWATIALHDFNEIDSYLVNSKDLFSNLKDVKKIEYWFKDKTPSKLALNYLQFFEHLNKLYNSLYKRLKVNKFGYQGLIYREAVANLEHYIENNNDKHIVFAGFNALNKAEEIIFQELLNNNLASIYWDSNSNLFNNSNEAGIFLRKYKKEWDYYKTAPFLWVDATNFEEKNIEFVGAPKNITQIKYAGELLSKLQNHQNTALVLADENLLALALNSLPNSVKNINITMGYPLKDIPLSNLFEKLFKLHLNQQKFNKQLQLQFYYKDVLNLLNDPFLNKLHGTTIQKIIAKLKSENTIFLSKKMIENCISKSEKEQLQNVLQLFTFSNSVNTIIKQCSNLIILLKNYVDGVDKEYLYRFYTVFKQLETLNKSYNYISNLKTLTLFYNQLLSHEKLSFQGEPLKGLQLMGMLETRALDFETIIVTSVNEGILPGSKNENSFLPFDVKKYFKMPTYQEKDAIFSYHFQRLLQRAKNVYLIYNTETDGYGAGEKSRFLTQLEINNPKIKKTIINPKVQKHEEVLLQIKKTPEIIEKLKAVFEKGISPSALATYIYNPISFYEQKVLGIRDDDEVEETIAANTMGSVIHDVLEQLYTPFIGAFVLKENIVQMQQKIEPLLIKFFEKHYKKGNIETGKNKLIFEVCKNHINRFLKQELQLITKGNRLKIIALEANLNCKIPIESLDFPINLKGIVDRVDELNGCVRIIDYKTGKVEASQLKVHDFSVISEDYKYTKAMQVMLYSFMYAASTNIDKLESGIISFKNLNAGFLKMNFSEKYRGVDTLVSEERIQEFMVETKNIIKEILNPEIPFIQNEDLPF